Proteins from a genomic interval of Pirellulales bacterium:
- a CDS encoding argininosuccinate synthase codes for MPSCVLAYSGGLDTSVILGWLQEEGYQVHAVYVDLGQPCEDRQAILNKARQCGAASARLIDAQEELCRDFAFPVMQWQAKYENIYLLGTSIARPLITKKCLQVAREVKADAYAHGATGKGNDQCRFQLAADALAPGTQVIAPWRIEKFRQRFPGRKEMIAFCDQKKIPVKASVSKPYSSDENCLHISYEAGKLEDLTVNGTDLVDFGMTVSPQKAPDKIETITLGFQAGVPVTLNGQTKSALQMVQELNNIGGQSGIGRIDIVENRFVGMKSRGVYEAPGMTILYAAHQAIEQITVDRDLIHLRDRLAPEIAEMVYYGFWYTAKMDALMAFIREAQKTVDGEVTLNLYKGNIIVAGRKSPKSLYDEAVASMEGGGSYNQTDAEGFLRIQGLPLRVQGRVTPRSF; via the coding sequence ATGCCTAGCTGCGTTTTGGCTTACTCCGGCGGGTTAGATACTTCGGTCATCTTGGGCTGGCTGCAGGAGGAGGGCTATCAGGTTCACGCCGTCTATGTCGATTTGGGCCAGCCCTGCGAAGATCGCCAGGCCATTTTGAACAAAGCCCGGCAGTGCGGCGCGGCCTCGGCCCGGCTGATTGACGCCCAGGAAGAACTCTGCCGCGACTTCGCCTTTCCCGTCATGCAGTGGCAGGCCAAGTACGAGAACATTTATCTCCTGGGCACGTCCATCGCCCGGCCGTTGATCACGAAGAAATGCTTGCAGGTGGCTCGCGAAGTCAAGGCCGACGCATACGCTCATGGCGCCACCGGCAAAGGAAACGACCAATGCCGTTTCCAATTGGCCGCCGACGCCTTGGCGCCGGGCACGCAAGTCATCGCCCCCTGGCGAATCGAAAAATTCCGTCAGCGCTTTCCCGGCCGCAAAGAGATGATCGCCTTTTGCGACCAGAAAAAAATCCCGGTCAAGGCGTCGGTCAGCAAACCCTACAGCAGCGACGAAAACTGCCTGCACATCAGCTACGAGGCCGGCAAGCTGGAAGATTTAACCGTGAACGGCACCGATTTGGTCGATTTCGGCATGACCGTCTCGCCGCAAAAAGCGCCGGATAAAATCGAAACCATTACCCTCGGCTTTCAAGCCGGCGTGCCGGTCACGCTCAACGGCCAAACCAAATCCGCCCTGCAAATGGTGCAGGAGCTGAACAACATTGGCGGACAAAGCGGCATCGGCCGCATCGACATCGTCGAAAACCGCTTTGTCGGCATGAAAAGCCGCGGCGTCTACGAAGCCCCGGGCATGACCATTTTGTACGCCGCGCATCAAGCCATCGAGCAAATCACCGTCGACCGCGATTTAATTCATCTGCGCGATCGGCTGGCTCCGGAAATTGCCGAAATGGTGTATTACGGTTTTTGGTACACCGCCAAAATGGACGCACTCATGGCCTTCATCCGCGAAGCGCAGAAAACCGTCGACGGCGAGGTTACCCTGAATTTGTACAAGGGAAACATCATCGTCGCCGGCCGCAAAAGCCCGAAAAGCCTTTACGACGAGGCCGTCGCCAGCATGGAGGGGGGCGGCAGTTACAATCAAACCGATGCCGAAGGCTTCTTGCGCATCCAAGGCCTGCCGCTGCGAGTGCAAGGCCGCGTGACGCCGCGGAGTTTTTGA